In Spinacia oleracea cultivar Varoflay chromosome 5, BTI_SOV_V1, whole genome shotgun sequence, a single window of DNA contains:
- the LOC110795633 gene encoding replication protein A 70 kDa DNA-binding subunit B has product MEVKTVTPDAISKIIANPSPDSSDDVPDLVVQVLDLKSVGNRFMFTASDGKQKLKGILQSSFSDMVSSGAIQNLGLIRVLDYTLNDIPNKPEKYLLVTKCESVSPALEAEFKAEEKTEDGSAAKRQKLEVDGKAEDNKEGSGIMLRPKMDVVAKSAAQIMNEQRGNAAPAARMGMTRRVYPLASLNPYQGNWTIKVRVTSKGTLRTFNNARGEGNVFNVELTDEDGTQIQATMFNAIAKKFYDTFEVGKVYYISKGSLKVANKRFNTTKNDYEMTINENSVVEVAIDERVYIPEPKFNFVPIDQLGIYVDGKDLVDVIGVVQNVSPTMSIRRKANNEVIPKRDITIADESNKTVVVSLWNDHATTIGQELMDMADKSPVVAIKSVKVGDFQGVSLSAISKSIVKINPDLPESEKLRTWYDSEGKEASLASVGAGMTPSPNAGGRSMYTDRVSISHITSNQSLGEDKPVFFSLKACISLIKPDQAMWYRACKTCNKKVTEAFGSGYWCEGCQKNEEECNLRYIMVAKISDASGETWVSTFNDQAEKIIGCPADELDKLKSQGGEDNTFQTILKEASWEPQTFRVSVAQTEYNNEKRQRVTVRAIAPVDFAAETSFLLGEISKMKVSQ; this is encoded by the exons ATGGAGGTGAAGACAGTGACCCCAGATGCGATTTCGAAGATTATTGCTAACCCGTCTCCTGATTCTTCCGATGATGTTCCAGATCTTGTTGTTCAAGTCCTTGATTTGAAATCCGTCGGCAATCGTTTCAT GTTTACCGCTAGTGATGGAAAACAAAAGCTCAAGGGAATACTGCAGTCAAGTTTTTCAGATATGGTCTCCTCTGGAGCTATTCAGAACCTGGGACTTATTCGAGTTCTCGATTACACCCTCAACGACATCCCAAACAAACCTGAAAA GTATTTGCTTGTAACAAAGTGTGAGTCTGTGTCTCCTGCCCTGGAGGCGGAGTTTAAGGCTGAGGAGAAAACTGAGGATGGCAGCGCTGCCAAAAGGCAAAAACTAGAGGTTGATGGGAAAGCTGAGGATAACAAGGAAGGTTCTGGTATAATGTTGAGGCCTAAGATGGACGTTGTTGCCAAATCAGCTGCTCAGATCATGAATGAGCAAAGAGGAAA TGCCGCACCTGCTGCAAGAATGGGTATGACTAGAAGAGTGTACCCTCTTGCTTCTTTGAACCCTTACCAAGGGAACTGGACCATCAAGGTCCGAGTTACCAGTAAGGGGACACTACGAACCTTCAATAATGCGAGAGGAGAAGGGAATGTCTTCAATGTTGAGCTAACTGATGAAGAT GGTACTCAAATACAAGCAACTATGTTCAATGCAATAGCAAAGAAGTTCTATGACACCTTTGAAGTAGGGAAGGTTTACTATATCTCGAAGGGATCTCTTAAAGTTGCTAATAAGAGGTTCAACACAACGAAAAATGACTATGAGATGACCATCAATGAGAACTCAGTTGTTGAGGTAGCCATTGATGAAAGGGTATATATCCCTGAACCAAAGTTCAACTTTGTTCCTATTGATCAGTTGGGCATATATGTTGATGGAAAGGATCTTGTAG ATGTTATTGGAGTTGTTCAGAATGTTTCCCCGACTATGAGTATTAGGCGAAAAGCCAACAATGAGGTGATTCCAAAGCGTGACATAACTATTGCTGATGAATC GAACAAAACTGTTGTAGTTTCGTTGTGGAATGATCATGCAACTACCATTGGGCAAGAACTGATGGATATGGCTGATAAGTCTCCCGTAGTTGCCATTAAATCTGTTAAAGTTGGAGACTTCCAGG GTGTATCATTGTCAGCAATAAGCAAAAGCATAGTAAAAATCAATCCTGATTTACCCGAGTCGGAAAAGCTGAGAACTTGGTACGATTCTGAAGGTAAAGAGGCCTCATTGGCATCTGTTGGTGCAGGAATGACCCCTTCTCCTAATGCTGGAGGGAGGTCAATGTACACTGATAGAGTCTCCATTTCACATATCACAAGCAACCAATCTTTGGGTGAAGACAAG CCTGTGTTCTTTAGCTTGAAAGCGTGCATTAGTTTGATTAAGCCTGATCAGGCAATGTGGTATCGGGCTTGCAAGACCTGCAACAAGAAGGTTACAGAAGCTTTTGGTTCTGGATACTGGTGTGAAGGTTGCCAAAAGAATGAAGAAGAATGCAACTTAAG ATACATTATGGTAGCAAAGATTTCAGATGCAAGTGGTGAAACATGGGTTTCAACTTTCAATGATCAAGCTGAGAAAATCATCGGGTGCCCTGCTGATGAACTTGACAAATTGAAATCACAG GGAGGAGAAGATAACACCTTCCAAACAATACTAAAAGAAGCAAGCTGGGAACCTCAAACCTTCCGTGTAAGCGTGGCTCAAACTGAGTACAATAACGAGAAGAGACAGAGGGTAACTGTAAGAGCTATTGCCCCAGTTGATTTTGCAGCTGAGACAAGCTTCCTGCTTGGCGAAATATCTAAAATGAAAGTTTCTCAGTAA